The proteins below come from a single Armatimonadota bacterium genomic window:
- a CDS encoding SAM-dependent methyltransferase, with protein MRDEHTQRWQQRYRESPPGQMPWHREQPAETLVDAVRRGLLPKGITIDLGCGTGTDLIYLAQQGYRVIGVDIAIEPLRFAQERIRQAGLDIPLIQADARFLPFRDATIDLICDSGCFHSFAPEIRPMYARSVARVLKPGGILFMREFHADQPQPPEGGPYRLKLEEFFEVFTPYFRFVSVGETYYHDLPPDRRRLHIVRLQRR; from the coding sequence ATGAGGGACGAACACACGCAACGCTGGCAACAACGGTATCGGGAATCCCCACCGGGGCAGATGCCCTGGCACCGCGAACAACCGGCGGAAACACTGGTGGACGCGGTGCGTCGCGGGTTACTGCCCAAAGGCATCACGATAGACCTCGGCTGTGGTACGGGCACCGACCTGATATACCTGGCACAGCAGGGCTATCGTGTTATCGGTGTGGATATCGCGATCGAACCGCTGCGTTTCGCCCAGGAGCGTATTCGCCAGGCGGGGCTGGATATTCCCTTGATTCAGGCGGACGCCCGATTCTTGCCCTTTCGCGACGCCACTATCGACCTGATTTGCGACTCCGGGTGCTTCCACTCATTTGCGCCCGAGATACGCCCCATGTATGCCCGTTCGGTAGCGCGAGTGCTGAAGCCGGGGGGCATTCTGTTTATGCGAGAGTTCCACGCCGACCAGCCTCAGCCACCCGAAGGCGGTCCCTATCGCTTGAAGCTGGAAGAGTTCTTCGAAGTGTTCACCCCTTATTTTCGCTTCGTGAGCGTCGGGGAAACGTACTATCACGACCTGCCCCCAGATAGACGACGGCTGCACATCGTCCGGTTGCAGCGCAGGTAG
- a CDS encoding universal stress protein codes for MIQRILLATDGSETALKAARWAAELAKTYGAKVTVLHVVHIPAALAGSTVLPGGATDVAVVTRLMEQAAEGVITVTTPLLDEAQVEYSTRIEYGHTADTIVRVAEEEQADLIVMGSRGLTDASALLLGSVSHKVLHAVHNKPVLIVR; via the coding sequence ATGATTCAACGTATCCTTCTGGCAACCGACGGTTCCGAGACCGCGCTAAAGGCGGCCCGCTGGGCGGCGGAGCTGGCAAAAACGTACGGGGCGAAAGTGACCGTGCTCCATGTGGTACATATTCCGGCTGCGCTGGCAGGGTCCACCGTGTTACCCGGCGGCGCCACCGACGTGGCAGTGGTGACGCGCCTGATGGAGCAGGCGGCGGAGGGGGTGATTACGGTCACGACACCTTTGCTGGACGAGGCGCAGGTAGAATACAGCACGCGCATCGAGTACGGTCATACCGCCGACACCATCGTACGGGTTGCCGAAGAAGAGCAGGCAGACCTTATTGTGATGGGTTCGCGCGGGCTAACCGACGCCTCGGCACTGTTGCTGGGCAGTGTCTCGCACAAGGTACTCCACGCGGTGCACAATAAACCGGTGCTGATTGTACGATGA
- the yjeS gene encoding epoxyqueuosine reductase: protein MNQHSVSSAIRAHALSLGFDLVGFAPILPPAHALFFRKWLEQGFHGEMAYLARTADARCDPQQVLPGAKSAVVVGLNYAPAVSPVTDDPSRGVFARYALGEDYHQVMEQKLGQLLQFIRQHYPDCQAKIYVDAGPVLERDLAWRAGLGWFGKNTMLINTHRGSYFFIGEILLDVELEYDHPAFGGCGKCSRCIEACPTGAIVAPYVLDARRCISYLTIELRGSIPEELRSKMGNRIFGCDICQEVCPFNQPRAHAPLRSAPTAEPRFAPREVTLTPKLIDLLRMSEEEFRVAFRNSPVKRAKWRGFRRNVAVALGNSKNPEVLPVLQQELRRETDPTVHEHLQWAIEQCR from the coding sequence ATGAATCAGCACAGTGTCAGCAGCGCAATCCGCGCTCATGCCCTTTCGCTCGGTTTTGACCTGGTGGGCTTCGCGCCAATACTCCCCCCTGCGCACGCGCTCTTCTTCCGCAAATGGCTGGAGCAGGGATTTCACGGCGAGATGGCATACCTTGCCCGCACTGCCGACGCCCGATGTGACCCGCAGCAGGTGCTTCCCGGCGCGAAAAGCGCGGTGGTGGTTGGATTGAACTATGCACCCGCTGTTTCACCCGTTACCGACGACCCTTCTCGCGGTGTGTTCGCCCGCTATGCGCTGGGGGAGGACTACCATCAGGTGATGGAGCAAAAGTTGGGGCAACTGCTGCAGTTTATCCGTCAGCACTATCCCGACTGCCAAGCGAAGATTTATGTGGACGCCGGGCCGGTGTTGGAACGCGACCTCGCATGGCGAGCCGGGCTGGGCTGGTTCGGCAAAAACACCATGCTCATCAACACCCACCGCGGCTCGTATTTTTTCATCGGTGAAATCCTGCTGGACGTGGAGCTGGAGTACGACCATCCGGCGTTCGGTGGCTGTGGCAAGTGCAGCCGGTGCATCGAGGCGTGCCCAACGGGAGCGATTGTCGCCCCGTACGTGCTGGATGCGAGGCGATGCATCAGCTATCTCACCATTGAGCTGCGCGGCTCCATCCCCGAAGAACTGCGCTCGAAGATGGGTAATCGTATCTTCGGTTGCGACATCTGCCAGGAGGTGTGCCCGTTCAACCAGCCGCGTGCCCATGCCCCGTTGCGTTCCGCCCCCACTGCTGAACCCCGTTTCGCCCCGCGCGAGGTGACTCTGACACCGAAGTTGATAGACCTGTTGCGCATGAGTGAAGAGGAGTTTCGCGTCGCTTTTCGCAACAGCCCTGTCAAACGCGCCAAATGGCGAGGCTTCCGGCGTAACGTGGCGGTCGCGCTGGGCAACAGCAAAAACCCTGAGGTGTTACCCGTGCTCCAGCAAGAACTACGGCGCGAAACCGATCCAACAGTGCACGAGCACCTGCAGTGGGCGATAGAGCAGTGTCGCTAA
- the crtN gene encoding dehydrosqualene desaturase gives MKQVIVVGGGIGGLAAAARLAHAGYRVTLLEQRQLLGGRVGLLQRDGFRFDTGPTLLMMLDPLEKLFRDLHRRLEDYLKLVLLLPSYRVFYADGTRFDSSPCIASMVREIAQKMSPAEVPGYLRLMADLSAMLHDVVPAFVRRNYRSPLDLLGARQIGLLVRHRLLANLYRRIRHYTRDPRLQMLFTFQTMYLGLSPLQAPWVYSILTYMESGEGVWFPRGGMYQLVRALETIAQEEGVQIRRGERVEEVIVQAGQAKGVRLNSGESLHAEIVVLNTDVPTAYANLLPDTKPSRRRWRNSCSALVFCIGYEGKLPSLLHHNVHFSADFERNLHEIFVQKVVPQEPSFYTCLSVRTEPSDAPEGSENLYVLVPVPNRSGQDASEMKNEVLEKVLSRLEREAGLHRDGIRFVHTVSPADWEAMGLWQGAAFGLSHDFFQSTGFRPSNRAPFEGVYFVGASTVPGNGIPMVLISAELLQQRIEQQTGILRGKA, from the coding sequence ATGAAACAAGTCATTGTCGTAGGTGGAGGTATTGGGGGTCTGGCGGCAGCAGCGCGGCTAGCGCATGCAGGCTATCGGGTCACCCTGCTGGAACAGCGCCAGTTGCTGGGTGGGCGCGTTGGCTTGTTGCAACGTGATGGCTTTCGCTTCGACACGGGTCCTACCCTGTTGATGATGCTAGACCCGCTAGAGAAGCTGTTCCGCGACCTGCACCGTCGTCTAGAGGACTACCTAAAACTGGTGCTGCTCCTCCCGTCGTATCGCGTCTTCTATGCGGATGGCACGCGCTTCGATTCCTCGCCCTGCATCGCCAGCATGGTACGTGAAATCGCTCAGAAGATGTCGCCCGCGGAAGTGCCCGGCTACCTGCGTCTGATGGCTGACCTGTCTGCGATGCTACACGACGTAGTGCCCGCGTTCGTGCGCCGCAACTACCGCTCTCCTCTGGACTTGCTGGGCGCTAGGCAAATCGGTCTGCTGGTGAGGCATCGCTTGCTGGCGAATCTGTACCGCCGTATCCGCCATTACACCCGTGACCCTCGCCTGCAGATGCTCTTCACCTTTCAGACCATGTATCTGGGGCTATCGCCCTTGCAGGCGCCCTGGGTGTATAGTATCCTCACTTACATGGAGTCGGGGGAAGGCGTGTGGTTCCCGCGCGGTGGTATGTATCAGCTGGTGCGTGCGCTGGAGACCATTGCGCAGGAGGAAGGTGTGCAGATTCGCAGGGGTGAGCGCGTGGAAGAGGTCATTGTGCAGGCGGGTCAAGCAAAAGGGGTGCGTCTGAATTCGGGAGAAAGCCTGCACGCGGAGATAGTTGTGCTGAACACAGACGTGCCAACCGCCTACGCGAACCTGCTACCCGATACGAAGCCATCCCGCCGCAGGTGGCGCAACTCCTGCAGTGCGCTGGTGTTTTGCATCGGATACGAGGGCAAGCTGCCCTCTCTGCTGCACCATAACGTGCACTTTAGCGCGGATTTCGAGCGCAATCTGCATGAGATTTTTGTGCAAAAGGTGGTTCCGCAGGAACCCTCTTTCTACACCTGCCTGTCCGTGCGCACCGAGCCGTCCGATGCCCCCGAGGGCAGTGAAAACCTGTACGTGCTGGTGCCTGTGCCCAACCGATCGGGGCAGGACGCCTCTGAGATGAAGAACGAAGTACTGGAAAAGGTGCTCAGCCGACTGGAGCGAGAAGCAGGGCTGCACAGGGACGGTATCCGTTTTGTGCACACCGTCTCCCCCGCCGATTGGGAGGCGATGGGGCTTTGGCAGGGCGCGGCATTCGGATTGAGCCATGACTTTTTCCAGTCCACCGGCTTCCGTCCGTCGAACCGTGCGCCTTTTGAGGGCGTGTACTTCGTGGGCGCAAGCACCGTACCGGGTAACGGCATCCCGATGGTGCTTATCTCGGCGGAACTGCTCCAGCAGCGGATAGAGCAGCAGACCGGTATTCTGCGAGGCAAGGCATAA